In one window of Methanoculleus chikugoensis DNA:
- a CDS encoding dual specificity protein phosphatase family protein yields MIEIYPNLYVGTQEDYEVAVEAHETWCVVHACRSPYHCLAVTYSPLETVPPDHPEHLVARRGNRLMLNLVDTRDPDDIPKEAIDAALAFIHRCLGAGRPVLVHCGFGVSRSAAIGLLYLAAYTDVLPTERFADAEEAYRTIYPPYKPGRGIRGFLMAHWDEYARRRVAA; encoded by the coding sequence ATGATCGAGATCTATCCGAACCTCTACGTCGGGACGCAGGAGGACTACGAGGTCGCGGTGGAGGCGCACGAGACCTGGTGCGTGGTGCACGCCTGCCGGAGCCCCTACCACTGCCTTGCGGTCACCTACTCGCCCCTTGAGACGGTGCCGCCGGATCACCCCGAGCACCTGGTCGCCCGGCGGGGGAACCGGCTGATGCTCAACCTGGTCGATACGCGGGACCCCGACGACATCCCGAAGGAGGCGATCGATGCGGCCCTCGCCTTCATCCACCGTTGCCTCGGGGCGGGCCGACCGGTGCTGGTCCACTGCGGGTTCGGCGTCTCCCGGTCGGCGGCGATCGGGCTCCTCTACCTCGCGGCCTACACCGACGTCCTGCCGACGGAGAGGTTTGCCGACGCCGAAGAGGCCTACCGCACGATATACCCGCCCTACAAACCCGGCCGGGGGATCCGGGGTTTTCTCATGGCGCACTGGGACGAGTACGCGCGGAGGCGGGTGGCGGCGTGA
- a CDS encoding ROK family protein, with translation MTTVITVDLGGTNLRAALVGSDATILAYGAVPTPTTGPSGEVITAAIAARVEALLASPEGSGAAAISVASAGPLDPGRGWVLDSPNIAFPVVEIVEPLRERFGLPVTLINDARAGVLGERWAGTARGSDNVVYITLSTGIGGGAVVNGRLLLGMNGNAGEIGHIPVDTCYNLVCGCGFAGHWEAYASAKNIPGFFAAWREASGVRQVAFDHSSTRAIFDAARAEDPVALAFMEALGEVNARGVSAAIVAYNPEVIVFDGPLARYYGDIVIRHMEPFIDRYLALPRLVVSELAGRAPLLGAAAYALEATGAGR, from the coding sequence ATGACGACCGTGATTACCGTTGACCTCGGCGGGACCAACCTCCGCGCCGCCCTGGTCGGCTCCGACGCGACCATACTCGCCTACGGCGCCGTCCCGACGCCGACTACCGGGCCGTCAGGGGAGGTGATCACCGCCGCGATCGCCGCCCGGGTGGAGGCACTCCTCGCGTCGCCGGAGGGGAGTGGGGCCGCGGCCATCAGCGTCGCATCGGCCGGTCCGCTGGACCCCGGCCGCGGGTGGGTCCTCGACTCACCGAACATCGCGTTCCCGGTCGTGGAGATCGTCGAGCCGCTCCGGGAGCGGTTCGGGCTGCCGGTCACGCTCATCAACGACGCCCGGGCCGGCGTCCTCGGCGAACGGTGGGCAGGCACAGCCCGCGGCTCCGATAACGTCGTCTACATCACCCTCTCGACCGGCATCGGCGGCGGCGCGGTGGTGAACGGCCGCCTTCTCCTCGGTATGAACGGGAACGCGGGGGAGATCGGGCATATCCCCGTCGATACCTGCTACAATCTCGTCTGCGGGTGCGGGTTTGCCGGCCACTGGGAGGCCTACGCCTCAGCAAAGAACATCCCCGGGTTCTTTGCGGCGTGGCGGGAGGCGTCCGGCGTCCGGCAGGTAGCCTTCGACCACTCCTCCACCCGGGCGATCTTCGATGCGGCCCGGGCGGAGGACCCGGTCGCCCTCGCCTTCATGGAGGCGCTCGGGGAAGTGAACGCCCGCGGGGTCTCGGCGGCGATCGTCGCCTACAACCCCGAGGTGATCGTCTTCGACGGGCCGCTCGCCCGCTACTATGGAGATATCGTGATCCGGCATATGGAACCGTTCATCGACCGCTACCTCGCCCTTCCCCGGCTCGTCGTCTCCGAACTTGCAGGGCGGGCGCCGCTCCTCGGCGCGGCGGCGTACGCGCTGGAGGCGACGGGGGCGGGACGATGA
- a CDS encoding KTSC domain-containing protein, whose product MSRQSAGRSGAVRSVGYDPTTKALLVICESADAYRYAGVPKEVYDALLAAPSRERFVRESIEGRYPREKFPCMMVGEEI is encoded by the coding sequence ATGTCCCGACAGTCAGCCGGACGTTCCGGCGCCGTACGGTCGGTCGGTTACGACCCGACGACGAAGGCGCTCCTCGTCATCTGCGAGAGCGCCGATGCCTATCGCTACGCCGGCGTTCCAAAAGAGGTCTACGACGCCCTCCTCGCGGCCCCGTCGAGGGAGCGGTTCGTTCGCGAGTCCATCGAGGGCAGGTACCCGCGGGAGAAGTTTCCCTGCATGATGGTGGGGGAGGAGATCTGA
- a CDS encoding KTSC domain-containing protein: MQRQTVESTNIKSVGYDPEDEVLEVEFHSGGVYHYVGVPPDVYEGMLAARSKGRYFGDFIRLRYPYEKVR; encoded by the coding sequence ATGCAGCGCCAGACCGTCGAGTCCACCAACATAAAATCGGTCGGCTACGACCCGGAAGACGAGGTTCTGGAGGTCGAGTTCCACAGCGGCGGGGTCTACCACTACGTCGGGGTGCCGCCCGACGTCTACGAAGGAATGCTCGCGGCGCGGTCGAAGGGCCGGTATTTCGGCGACTTCATCCGGCTGCGCTACCCCTATGAGAAGGTCCGGTGA
- a CDS encoding DUF5661 family protein translates to MVLRRYRARRGEKEASTRPSHATVRLITSKTHLPVTHMARRDVTADEARAMGAHLGITWEEFDVEQFRRGMVVELEHGLRDPATNVTDDDLFLTAKIALAHLNEFPDYYDRLEEMEEEAEAYWAEQKAQAP, encoded by the coding sequence ATGGTTCTCCGCAGGTATCGTGCTCGCCGGGGCGAGAAGGAGGCTTCGACCCGTCCGTCTCACGCCACCGTCAGGCTCATAACCTCGAAGACCCACCTCCCCGTGACCCACATGGCACGAAGAGACGTAACCGCGGATGAAGCCAGGGCGATGGGCGCGCACCTCGGCATCACCTGGGAGGAGTTCGACGTCGAACAGTTCCGGCGGGGCATGGTCGTGGAACTCGAACACGGCCTCCGCGACCCGGCGACGAACGTCACCGACGACGACCTCTTCCTGACGGCAAAGATAGCGCTTGCGCACTTAAACGAGTTTCCGGACTACTACGACCGGCTCGAGGAGATGGAGGAGGAAGCGGAGGCTTACTGGGCGGAACAGAAGGCGCAGGCGCCTTAG
- a CDS encoding RNA-guided endonuclease InsQ/TnpB family protein produces the protein MLLSYKYRAYPGATTETRLNSALDTCRWLYNTLLEECTTTREHGITPTMRGTQARIVTLKDENPFLKGVYSKVLQMVNYTLWSNIAALSQTKKRGWKIGKLRFKSAFRYRTLNYNQSGFKIDREHGTITFSKIGAIPFTMHRPYAGTVKGVLITRRGDRWYVIVQAEQEVSEPKREGRSVGIDLGLTSFAADSDGAMIENPRFYEYSLKKIKKIQQSIARKKRFSKNWTKAKSKLEKVYDRITNQKGDFLHKLSRRYVDTYATICVEDLDIKGLKEKGNSPGLHRSIHDASWGRFYSYLACKAESAGTNLVKVDPRNTSQICSNCGSIVKKTLSERVHECPYCGFVADRDHNAAVNIHRVGMEQPFEPVETIPLHHISVMQVLSMKQEAPPFRAG, from the coding sequence ATGCTCCTCTCCTACAAGTACCGGGCGTATCCCGGCGCAACCACCGAGACACGGCTGAACAGTGCGCTCGATACCTGTAGGTGGCTCTACAACACACTTCTCGAAGAATGTACTACCACGCGGGAGCACGGGATCACTCCGACGATGCGAGGAACACAGGCGCGGATCGTCACGCTGAAAGATGAGAATCCATTTCTGAAGGGCGTGTACTCCAAAGTGCTCCAGATGGTGAACTATACCCTCTGGAGTAACATCGCTGCTCTCTCCCAGACAAAGAAGAGAGGATGGAAGATTGGCAAACTCCGGTTCAAGAGTGCATTCCGGTATCGGACGCTCAACTACAACCAGTCTGGGTTCAAGATCGACCGGGAACACGGCACGATCACGTTCTCGAAGATCGGAGCGATTCCGTTCACAATGCACCGCCCGTACGCTGGCACGGTGAAGGGCGTCTTGATCACCCGTCGCGGGGATCGATGGTATGTGATCGTTCAGGCAGAGCAAGAGGTCTCCGAACCGAAGAGAGAGGGACGATCGGTCGGGATCGATCTCGGTCTGACCTCGTTTGCAGCCGATAGTGACGGTGCAATGATCGAGAATCCCCGGTTCTATGAGTACTCGCTGAAGAAAATCAAGAAGATCCAGCAGAGCATTGCTCGAAAAAAACGGTTCTCAAAGAACTGGACGAAGGCAAAAAGCAAACTGGAGAAGGTTTATGATCGTATCACGAACCAGAAGGGAGATTTCCTGCACAAACTCTCCCGCCGGTACGTTGACACTTATGCGACGATCTGCGTCGAAGACCTGGATATCAAAGGTCTGAAGGAGAAAGGTAACTCTCCGGGACTACACAGGAGTATCCATGATGCTTCATGGGGACGATTCTATTCTTACCTCGCGTGCAAGGCTGAAAGTGCTGGTACGAACCTTGTCAAAGTCGATCCCCGGAATACATCACAGATATGCTCGAACTGCGGAAGCATTGTGAAAAAAACGCTCTCTGAGAGAGTTCATGAATGCCCATACTGTGGGTTTGTTGCTGATCGAGATCACAATGCTGCGGTGAATATTCACCGCGTGGGGATGGAACAGCCCTTCGAGCCTGTGGAGACGATACCGCTACATCACATCTCTGTGATGCAAGTGTTGTCCATGAAGCAGGAAGCCCCGCCCTTCAGGGCGGGGTAG